The proteins below come from a single Miscanthus floridulus cultivar M001 chromosome 1, ASM1932011v1, whole genome shotgun sequence genomic window:
- the LOC136499760 gene encoding WUSCHEL-related homeobox 6-like produces MEGSSNSPDRQSSGGSPVERGNGGSGGRGTGEPVRSRWTPKPEQILILESIFNSGMVNPPKDETVRIRKLLERFGAVGDANVFYWFQNRRSRSRRRQRQIQAAAAAAAAAAAAASSAANSSPAASATVGSLPSGALQYPLAMGGTACQYEQQASSSSSSGSTGGSLGLFALGAGVPGTGGGYFQASCGASSPLATGLMGDVDSSSGGSDDLFAISRQMGFAASGPVASASVAPSTTTAHQQQYYSCQSPAATITVFINGVPMEVPRGPIDLRAMLGQDVMLVHSTGALLPVNDYGILTQSLQMGESYFLVARPT; encoded by the exons atggaggggagcagcaaCAGTCCGGACAGGCAGTCGTCGGGCGGCAGCCCTGTGGAGCGCGGAAACGGTGGTAGCGGAGGCCGGGGCACCGGGGAGCCGGTGCGGTCGCGGTGGACGCCGAAGCCGGAGCAGATACTGATCCTCGAGTCCATCTTCAACAGCGGCATGGTCAACCCGCCCAAGGATGAAACCGTCCGCATCCGCAAGCTGCTCGAGCGCTTCGGCGCCGTCGGGGACGCCAACGTCTTCTACTGGTTCCAGAACCGCCGCTCCCGCtcgcgccgccgccagcgccagatacaggccgccgccgcggcggcggcggcggcagcggcagcggcctcCTCCGCGGCCAACAGCTCTCCCGCGGCTAGCGCCACCGTCGGCAGCCTTCCTTCTGGTGCTCTACAATATCCCTTGGCCATGGGCGGGACCGCCTGCCAGTATGAGCAGCAGGCgagctcctcctcgtcgtcgggaAGCACTGGGGGCTCTCTTGGGCTGTTCGCGCTCGGGGCCGGGGTGCCCGGCACCGGCGGTGGGTACTTCCAGGCGTCGTGTGGCGCTTCGTCGCCGCTGGCGACAGGGCTGATGGGGGACGTGGACAGCAGCAGTGGCGGCAGCGACGATCTCTTCGCCATCTCCAGGCAGATGGGGTTCGCGGCGAGCGGCcccgtcgcctcggcctcggtggcGCCGAGCACCACTACGGCACACCAGCAGCAGTATTACTCATGCCAATCGCCTGCAG CGACGATCACGGTGTTCATCAACGGAGTCCCAATGGAGGTTCCCAGGGGTCCAATAGACTTGCGAGCCATGTTGGGCCAGGACGTGATGCTCGTCCATTCCACCGGGGCCCTCCTCCCAGTCAACGACTATGGAATTCTAACGCAGAGCTTGCAGATGGGTGAAAGCTATTTCTTG GTAGCAAGGCCAACTTAA